From Psychroflexus torquis ATCC 700755, the proteins below share one genomic window:
- a CDS encoding glycoside hydrolase family 65 protein, with protein sequence MNQDYITPDQWSIKEDGFEIDNVQSSESLFSIGNGSMGQRANFEETYTGPSFQGSYIGGVYYPDKTRVGWWKNGYPEYFSKVLNAPNWIGINVMVNDETLDLFSCKKIDKFSRELNMKEGWLGRSFEATLQNDTIVKVNVKRFLSLEHEELGAIKYDITPLNTKAKITYQPYLDSGITNQDTNWDDQFWQTTYKEVDQNQGFIRSHTLKTFYEVCSFMESKVFLNSKELSTQGESLQKEMEVSISFSEYVAKGSTFSIHKFAGYTTSLNHDKTELISAAKSILKMAADKGFDTLLQSQKEAWDKIWQMSDITIEGDVKAQQGIRFNIFQLNQTYTGTDHRLNIGPKGFTGEKYGGSTYWDTEAYCIPFYMATKDQHVARNLLKYRYNHLGKAIENAEKLGFSNGAALYPMVTMDGEESHNEWEITFEEIHRNGAIAYAIFNYHRFTDDYSYIQEMGLEVLIAIARFWHQRSTFSKPKDKYVILGVTGPNEYENNVNNNWYTNYIAKWCIEYAVENIRKVEKEFKDDYGRIFQKTGLTTTEVDDMLKVAENMYFPYSEEHGVYLQQEGFLDKEMVKVDDLDKNLRPINQNWSWDRILRSPYIKQADTLQGFYFFEHHFKTEDLEKHFDFYEPFTVHESSLSPCVHSIQAALLGRMEQAYSFYLRTSRLDLDDYNKEVKEGCHITSMAGTWMSIVEGFGGMRVKNDQLHFSPKIPKEWRSYSFKVNFRNHILKVNVSHDRTEFTLEKGEALAVDLDGKTIEVA encoded by the coding sequence ATGAATCAAGATTATATCACACCAGACCAATGGTCGATTAAAGAAGACGGATTTGAAATTGATAACGTTCAATCTTCAGAGAGCTTATTTAGTATAGGAAATGGCTCGATGGGACAACGTGCCAATTTTGAAGAAACTTATACAGGGCCAAGCTTTCAGGGAAGCTATATTGGAGGCGTCTATTATCCAGATAAAACTAGAGTTGGCTGGTGGAAAAACGGATATCCAGAGTATTTCTCTAAAGTGCTAAATGCACCCAACTGGATAGGAATTAATGTGATGGTCAATGATGAAACCCTTGATTTGTTTAGCTGTAAAAAGATAGATAAATTTAGTCGTGAACTCAATATGAAAGAAGGCTGGCTTGGCAGAAGTTTTGAAGCAACACTTCAGAACGACACCATTGTAAAAGTAAATGTCAAGCGGTTTTTGAGTTTGGAGCATGAAGAATTGGGTGCCATAAAGTATGATATTACTCCTTTAAATACAAAGGCGAAAATCACTTATCAACCTTATTTAGATTCTGGGATTACAAACCAAGATACCAATTGGGATGATCAGTTTTGGCAAACCACTTATAAAGAAGTTGACCAAAACCAGGGGTTTATAAGATCTCATACGCTTAAAACCTTTTATGAGGTTTGTTCTTTTATGGAATCTAAGGTATTTCTTAATAGTAAAGAACTAAGCACTCAGGGGGAATCTCTTCAAAAAGAGATGGAGGTTTCCATTTCATTTTCAGAGTATGTGGCCAAGGGGAGCACATTCAGCATTCATAAATTTGCAGGCTATACGACCTCTTTAAATCATGATAAAACAGAACTTATTTCTGCAGCAAAATCCATCTTGAAAATGGCGGCTGATAAGGGTTTTGATACTTTGCTTCAATCTCAAAAAGAAGCTTGGGATAAAATTTGGCAAATGAGTGATATTACAATTGAGGGGGATGTGAAAGCCCAGCAGGGGATTAGGTTTAATATTTTTCAACTTAACCAAACCTACACGGGGACAGATCATAGATTGAACATTGGTCCAAAAGGATTTACTGGAGAAAAATACGGTGGAAGCACTTACTGGGATACCGAAGCCTATTGTATACCTTTCTATATGGCTACCAAAGATCAACATGTCGCTAGAAACTTATTGAAATACAGATATAACCACTTAGGTAAAGCCATTGAAAATGCAGAAAAACTCGGTTTTTCAAATGGTGCTGCTTTATATCCTATGGTCACTATGGATGGAGAGGAGTCTCATAACGAATGGGAAATTACCTTCGAAGAAATACATCGAAATGGTGCTATTGCTTATGCGATTTTTAATTACCACCGCTTTACAGATGATTATTCCTATATCCAAGAAATGGGTCTGGAAGTTTTAATAGCCATTGCTAGATTTTGGCATCAGCGATCTACGTTTTCTAAGCCTAAGGATAAGTATGTTATTTTGGGGGTTACAGGGCCTAATGAATATGAAAATAATGTCAATAACAACTGGTACACCAACTATATAGCAAAATGGTGTATTGAGTATGCAGTAGAGAATATTAGAAAAGTCGAAAAGGAATTTAAAGACGATTATGGAAGGATTTTCCAGAAAACGGGATTAACGACTACCGAAGTTGATGACATGCTTAAAGTAGCAGAAAACATGTATTTCCCCTATTCAGAAGAACATGGCGTTTATTTACAGCAGGAAGGATTCTTAGACAAAGAGATGGTGAAAGTTGATGATTTGGATAAGAATCTGCGTCCTATCAATCAAAATTGGTCCTGGGATAGAATTTTACGTTCACCATATATCAAACAAGCAGATACGTTGCAAGGATTTTACTTTTTCGAACATCATTTCAAGACAGAAGACCTCGAAAAGCATTTTGATTTCTATGAGCCATTTACAGTTCATGAATCTTCGCTTTCTCCATGTGTTCATAGTATTCAAGCTGCACTCTTAGGAAGAATGGAACAAGCTTATTCGTTTTATCTAAGAACATCGCGTTTGGATCTAGATGATTATAACAAAGAAGTGAAAGAAGGATGTCATATCACGAGTATGGCAGGCACATGGATGAGTATTGTAGAGGGTTTTGGCGGTATGCGTGTCAAAAATGATCAGCTTCACTTTTCTCCAAAAATCCCTAAAGAATGGAGGTCGTATTCTTTCAAAGTAAATTTTAGAAATCACATTTTAAAAGTCAATGTGAGTCATGATAGAACAGAATTCACTTTAGAGAAAGGGGAAGCTCTAGCTGTAGACCTAGACGGAAAAACAATCGAAGTAGCTTAA
- a CDS encoding glycoside hydrolase family 97 protein, which produces MKSTIALIAVLLVSLSSTGQELNSPNSDLTMSFELLTDGTPTYTLHYKNKEVIAQSKLGLELVNESMSLRNGFKVSNIETNSFDETWTPVWGEQAEIRNHYNELAITLEQPEKDRHIIIRFRLYNEGLGLRYEFPQQDNLVYFVIKEEHTEFAMTGDHTAFWIPGDYDSQEYDYTTSKLSEISIRFDEALTGNASQEQFAKTGVQTSLMMKTKDGLYLNLHEAALKEYSLMNLNLDESSMIFKSWLTPDAVGNKGYMQAPAVSPWRTIIVSDDATDILASNMTLNLNEPNQLEDTSWIKPIKYMGVWWEMITGKSSWNYTDELPSVKLGETDYLKTKPNGKHAANTDNVKRYIDFASKHGFDALLVEGWNEGWEDWFGKSKDYVFDFVTPYPDFDVELIQEYAASKNIEMMMHHETSGAVRNYERHLDTAYQFMNTYGYTSVKSGYVGDIIPRGEHHYGQWAINHFLYAVKKAADYKIMVNAHEAVRPTGLRRTYPNLIGNESARGTEFQAFGGSNPNHVTILPFTRLIGGPMDYTPGIFEMDISKLNPDNNSHVNATIANQLALYVTMYSPLQMAADLPENYNRFLDVFQFIKDVALDWDESHYLEAEPGEYITVARKAKGENNWFVGNVNGVTPRSTQLKLDFLEKGKTYEAIIYADAKDAHYKTNPQAYKISKKKVTYQSTLKLNSAPGGGFAISIMEH; this is translated from the coding sequence ATGAAAAGTACAATTGCTTTAATCGCGGTCTTGTTAGTATCATTGTCCTCTACGGGACAAGAACTCAATTCGCCAAACTCAGACTTGACAATGAGTTTTGAGCTTTTAACTGATGGAACACCTACCTATACCTTGCACTATAAAAACAAGGAAGTTATTGCCCAGAGCAAGCTAGGCCTGGAGCTAGTCAATGAGAGTATGTCTTTGAGGAACGGTTTTAAAGTTTCAAATATCGAGACTAATTCATTTGATGAGACTTGGACACCAGTTTGGGGAGAGCAAGCCGAAATCAGAAATCATTATAATGAGTTGGCCATCACTTTGGAGCAACCAGAAAAAGATAGACATATTATTATCCGTTTTCGGTTATATAACGAAGGTTTGGGCTTGAGGTATGAATTTCCTCAACAAGATAACCTGGTGTATTTTGTGATTAAAGAAGAACATACCGAATTTGCCATGACGGGAGATCACACGGCGTTTTGGATTCCTGGTGATTACGATTCTCAAGAATACGATTACACCACCTCTAAACTTTCAGAAATTAGCATCAGGTTTGATGAAGCACTTACGGGTAATGCATCACAAGAGCAGTTTGCTAAAACAGGAGTACAAACGTCGTTAATGATGAAAACCAAAGACGGTCTTTATCTCAATTTACATGAAGCGGCACTTAAAGAATATTCCCTCATGAACCTTAATTTGGATGAATCTTCAATGATATTCAAATCTTGGTTGACTCCAGATGCTGTAGGAAATAAAGGTTACATGCAAGCTCCAGCAGTTTCTCCATGGAGAACTATAATAGTGAGTGATGATGCAACAGATATTTTGGCGTCCAATATGACTCTGAATTTAAATGAACCTAACCAGCTGGAAGATACCTCTTGGATAAAGCCAATAAAGTATATGGGCGTTTGGTGGGAAATGATCACAGGAAAAAGCAGTTGGAATTATACCGATGAACTACCTTCTGTAAAACTAGGAGAAACAGATTATCTTAAAACTAAGCCTAATGGAAAGCATGCTGCTAATACTGATAATGTAAAAAGATACATCGACTTTGCCTCAAAGCATGGTTTTGATGCACTGCTTGTGGAGGGCTGGAATGAAGGTTGGGAAGATTGGTTTGGAAAGTCTAAAGACTATGTTTTCGACTTCGTAACGCCATATCCAGATTTTGATGTCGAATTGATTCAAGAGTATGCCGCTTCCAAAAATATTGAAATGATGATGCACCATGAAACGTCTGGAGCTGTACGTAATTACGAGCGTCATCTCGATACAGCTTATCAATTCATGAATACATATGGCTATACTTCTGTAAAGAGTGGTTACGTTGGGGATATTATTCCAAGAGGCGAACACCACTATGGTCAATGGGCCATTAATCACTTTTTATATGCTGTGAAAAAGGCTGCAGATTATAAGATCATGGTAAATGCTCACGAAGCCGTGAGGCCAACAGGATTGAGAAGAACTTATCCTAATTTAATTGGAAACGAATCTGCAAGAGGGACAGAATTTCAAGCCTTCGGTGGCTCAAACCCCAATCATGTTACAATTTTGCCTTTCACAAGATTAATAGGAGGTCCTATGGATTATACCCCAGGAATTTTTGAAATGGACATCAGCAAATTAAACCCTGATAATAATTCACATGTCAATGCAACTATTGCCAACCAATTGGCTTTATATGTTACAATGTATAGTCCATTGCAAATGGCTGCAGATTTACCAGAAAACTACAATCGTTTTTTGGATGTTTTTCAATTCATAAAGGACGTGGCTTTAGACTGGGACGAAAGCCATTATCTGGAAGCAGAACCAGGCGAATATATCACCGTAGCCAGAAAGGCTAAAGGTGAAAACAACTGGTTTGTTGGAAATGTAAATGGAGTTACTCCTAGGTCAACTCAATTGAAGTTGGATTTCCTAGAGAAAGGGAAAACTTATGAAGCAATCATTTATGCCGATGCTAAAGATGCACATTATAAAACAAACCCACAGGCCTATAAAATTTCTAAAAAGAAAGTGACTTATCAATCTACTCTGAAATTGAATTCTGCACCTGGTGGTGGTTTTGCGATTAGTATAATGGAACACTAA
- a CDS encoding glycoside hydrolase family 13 protein codes for MKHRNFLKPQVFALGCFFLLNLFSVEFNAQDLKIEPPNWWIGMQTNDLQLLVHAKHISTYQPELNYAGVELIKVHKADSPNYLFLDVTISEEAKAGTFTINFKRKGEKNLKFIYELKQREKSAEEYVGFNHTDAVYLITPDRFANGDPSNDVVKGLKEAKMNRDNNYARHGGDLQGIIDHLDYISGMGFTSIWSSPLLTNDMNSSSYHGYAITDFYEVDPRFGTLDLYKELSQKASEQGVGLIMDMIANHCGSEHWWMKDLPFKDWLNYQELYESGQNIPNSNHRRSINQDLYASELDSKIMHEGWFVPTMPDLNQRNPFLATYIIQNSIWWVETLGLHGIRQDTYPYPNKAFMSNWAGAIMEEYPNFNIVGEEWTTDQLLVGYWQDGAKNKDGYKSNLRSTMDFPMQMKIVQALNDDSKGWGSGLMKIYEGLANDFYYAEPKDIMIFADNHDMDRIFTQLQEDIDKTKMALGLMLILPRTPQIYYGTEILMENSEKPGDHGLIRTDFPGGWAGDEVNAFTGQNLSSEKAAFQLFLKNILNFRKNSEAILEGEMVHFAPSNGIYPLFRIHENEVVAVFLNTNESKTIIDLNVFEELDLQDTLFQDILGETDFTWKKELQLKPGFSVFSAKL; via the coding sequence ATGAAACATAGGAATTTTTTAAAACCACAAGTATTTGCTTTGGGATGTTTTTTTCTTCTGAATTTGTTTTCAGTGGAATTCAATGCACAAGATTTAAAAATTGAACCTCCTAATTGGTGGATTGGCATGCAAACAAATGATTTGCAACTTTTGGTTCATGCAAAGCATATCTCAACCTATCAGCCTGAGTTGAATTACGCCGGAGTTGAATTGATAAAGGTTCATAAGGCAGATAGCCCAAATTACTTATTTTTAGATGTAACTATTTCAGAAGAAGCAAAAGCGGGAACGTTCACTATCAACTTCAAAAGAAAAGGGGAAAAGAACTTGAAGTTCATTTACGAGTTAAAGCAAAGAGAAAAATCAGCAGAAGAGTATGTAGGTTTTAACCACACAGATGCAGTGTATTTAATCACACCAGATCGTTTTGCAAATGGCGATCCTAGTAATGATGTTGTAAAAGGGCTTAAAGAAGCTAAAATGAATCGCGATAATAACTATGCAAGACATGGTGGAGATCTACAAGGAATTATAGATCATCTGGATTATATTTCGGGAATGGGATTTACCAGTATTTGGTCTAGCCCGTTGTTAACAAACGATATGAACTCCTCTTCTTATCATGGTTATGCGATCACCGATTTTTATGAAGTAGATCCCCGATTTGGAACTTTAGATTTATATAAAGAGTTATCTCAAAAAGCCTCTGAACAAGGAGTTGGTCTTATCATGGATATGATTGCCAACCACTGTGGAAGTGAACATTGGTGGATGAAAGATTTACCCTTCAAGGATTGGCTCAACTATCAGGAACTTTATGAATCTGGTCAAAACATACCAAACTCCAATCATCGGAGATCAATCAATCAAGATCTATATGCCTCAGAATTGGATTCTAAAATTATGCACGAAGGTTGGTTTGTACCAACTATGCCCGATTTGAATCAGCGGAATCCATTTTTAGCAACCTACATCATTCAAAATAGTATTTGGTGGGTTGAAACTTTAGGTTTACACGGGATTCGTCAAGACACCTATCCGTATCCAAATAAAGCCTTTATGTCCAATTGGGCAGGAGCTATTATGGAAGAGTATCCCAATTTCAATATAGTTGGAGAGGAATGGACGACAGACCAACTACTCGTAGGATATTGGCAGGATGGAGCAAAAAATAAAGACGGATACAAGTCCAATTTAAGATCTACAATGGATTTTCCTATGCAGATGAAAATCGTGCAGGCCTTAAATGATGATAGCAAGGGTTGGGGGAGCGGTTTGATGAAAATTTATGAAGGTTTAGCTAACGACTTTTACTATGCAGAGCCTAAGGATATTATGATTTTCGCAGATAACCATGATATGGATAGAATTTTCACTCAGTTACAGGAAGACATTGATAAGACCAAAATGGCGTTGGGGCTTATGTTAATTCTACCTAGAACACCTCAAATCTATTATGGCACTGAAATTTTAATGGAGAATTCAGAAAAGCCCGGTGATCATGGGTTAATAAGAACTGATTTTCCTGGCGGCTGGGCCGGAGATGAAGTGAATGCGTTTACGGGTCAAAACCTTAGTAGCGAAAAAGCAGCCTTTCAATTGTTTTTAAAAAACATATTGAATTTCAGAAAAAATTCAGAAGCTATTTTAGAGGGGGAAATGGTTCATTTTGCACCTTCCAATGGTATTTATCCACTATTCAGAATTCATGAAAATGAAGTGGTGGCGGTATTTCTAAATACCAACGAAAGTAAAACTATTATAGACTTAAATGTATTTGAGGAGTTAGATCTTCAGGATACTTTATTTCAAGATATTTTGGGTGAAACTGATTTTACCTGGAAAAAAGAACTTCAGTTAAAACCTGGGTTTTCTGTTTTTAGTGCAAAGCTGTAA
- a CDS encoding alpha-amylase family glycosyl hydrolase: MKIIQYVSLVILSTLVLASCQQKKEEESKALEPISNEILESSVIYEANIRQYSPEGTFEAFTKDIPQLKELGVKVIWLMPIYPISMKNRKATADLSIEDIEDPEEKEKYLGSYYAISDYTAVNPDFGTLDDFDKLVDTAHENGMYVILDWVANHTGWNHEWIEKHPDYYHKDKEGNVTDPINPDTGESWGWTDVAHLNYESDSLWIAMKDEMLYWVKEKNIDGFRCDVAGNVTTDFWNYVVPELKKEKPVFMLAESEDKELFYEAFDMGYNWEGHHIINEIAQGKMSVKNWDEYMAKIDTTYQDDDYLMNFITNHDENSWNGTVKERLGEASETMLALTYALPGMPLIYSGQEYGMNHRLKFFEKDTIPKTKGETWKTLEKLGALKNNRKVLHGAKNGASYKRLSTSNDEHILAFQREKNGDTFIFIANFSDKKQEFMISVSGDFVDYELFDEVSLKTDEIHNFEAWEHKILLSK, encoded by the coding sequence ATGAAGATAATCCAATACGTAAGCTTAGTGATATTGTCAACATTAGTGCTAGCTTCTTGTCAGCAAAAAAAAGAGGAAGAGTCTAAGGCTTTAGAGCCAATTTCTAATGAAATTCTAGAATCTTCTGTGATTTATGAAGCTAATATTCGTCAATATTCACCTGAAGGAACCTTCGAAGCTTTTACAAAAGATATTCCCCAGCTTAAAGAATTGGGCGTAAAGGTAATTTGGCTAATGCCTATTTATCCTATCTCTATGAAAAACAGGAAAGCTACTGCAGATTTATCGATTGAAGATATTGAGGATCCTGAAGAAAAGGAAAAGTACTTAGGGAGTTATTATGCAATTTCAGATTATACCGCAGTTAATCCTGATTTCGGGACATTAGATGATTTTGATAAGTTGGTAGACACTGCTCATGAAAACGGTATGTACGTTATCCTCGATTGGGTGGCAAACCATACAGGCTGGAACCATGAATGGATAGAAAAACACCCAGACTATTATCATAAAGATAAAGAGGGGAATGTCACCGACCCTATTAACCCAGATACAGGTGAATCTTGGGGATGGACAGATGTTGCTCACCTGAATTATGAAAGCGATTCGCTTTGGATAGCGATGAAGGATGAAATGTTATACTGGGTAAAAGAAAAAAACATCGATGGTTTTAGATGTGATGTAGCTGGTAATGTCACTACAGATTTTTGGAATTATGTCGTTCCAGAGTTAAAGAAAGAAAAGCCAGTATTTATGTTAGCTGAAAGTGAAGATAAAGAGTTGTTTTACGAAGCTTTTGATATGGGTTATAATTGGGAAGGTCATCATATTATAAACGAAATTGCTCAAGGTAAAATGTCAGTGAAAAATTGGGATGAATACATGGCCAAAATTGATACTACTTATCAGGATGATGATTATTTGATGAATTTTATAACTAACCATGACGAGAATTCCTGGAATGGTACCGTTAAGGAACGATTGGGAGAGGCTTCAGAAACTATGTTAGCGCTTACCTATGCCTTGCCGGGCATGCCTTTAATATACAGTGGACAAGAATATGGTATGAATCATAGGTTAAAGTTTTTTGAGAAAGACACAATACCCAAAACTAAAGGAGAAACCTGGAAGACCTTAGAAAAGCTAGGCGCTTTAAAAAACAATCGAAAAGTTCTGCATGGAGCTAAGAATGGAGCTTCTTATAAGCGACTATCGACTTCAAACGATGAGCATATTCTGGCTTTCCAAAGAGAAAAGAATGGCGATACATTTATATTTATAGCTAACTTTTCGGACAAGAAGCAAGAGTTTATGATTTCAGTTTCTGGAGATTTTGTAGATTATGAATTATTTGATGAGGTAAGTTTAAAAACTGATGAAATTCACAATTTTGAGGCTTGGGAACACAAAATTTTATTATCTAAGTAA
- the pfkA gene encoding 6-phosphofructokinase produces MSKKLTKIAVLTSGGDSPGMNAAIRAVVRNAAYCDLKCDGVYRGYQGLIENEFIELGPRDVKNTINRGGTFLKSARSKGFMTKEGRQKAYDNLMARDVDALVVIGGDGTFTGASIFSKEFDIPIIGIPGTIDNDINGTDYTIGYDTALNTVVEAIDKIRDTASSHDRLFLVEVMGRDAGDIALNSGIGAGAEEILIPEENMGIERLLESLDKSRKTGKTSSIIVVSEGDQIGKNITEVANSIQTRLPDYEVKVTVLGHIQRGGSPSCSDRVLASRLGVGAVDALLEGYSNIMVGIEHKKIVYVPFDTAINIKKVLDKDLIRVADIVSS; encoded by the coding sequence ATGAGTAAGAAATTAACTAAAATAGCTGTTTTAACATCCGGCGGTGATTCCCCTGGGATGAATGCAGCAATAAGAGCAGTTGTAAGAAATGCTGCTTATTGTGATCTCAAATGTGACGGTGTTTACAGAGGTTACCAAGGCTTAATTGAAAATGAATTTATCGAATTAGGTCCAAGGGATGTCAAAAACACTATTAATAGAGGGGGTACTTTTCTAAAGTCCGCTCGTTCAAAAGGCTTTATGACCAAAGAAGGTCGGCAAAAAGCCTACGATAACTTAATGGCTAGAGATGTAGATGCTCTTGTGGTTATAGGGGGTGATGGAACATTTACAGGGGCTTCTATTTTTAGTAAGGAATTCGATATTCCTATTATTGGTATTCCTGGAACCATAGATAACGACATCAATGGAACCGACTATACTATAGGCTATGATACAGCGCTTAATACAGTTGTCGAAGCCATAGATAAAATTCGAGATACAGCAAGTTCTCACGATCGCTTATTTTTGGTAGAAGTTATGGGCAGAGATGCTGGCGATATCGCTTTAAATAGTGGGATAGGTGCAGGTGCTGAAGAAATTCTAATTCCTGAGGAAAACATGGGCATAGAGCGTCTGTTGGAATCTCTTGATAAAAGCCGTAAAACGGGTAAAACGTCTAGCATTATAGTCGTCTCTGAAGGAGACCAAATTGGTAAAAATATTACTGAGGTGGCAAATTCTATCCAAACTAGGCTTCCAGATTATGAAGTAAAAGTAACTGTACTTGGTCATATCCAACGGGGAGGTTCTCCAAGTTGCTCCGATAGGGTTCTTGCCAGTAGATTAGGAGTAGGAGCTGTTGATGCATTGCTGGAAGGATATTCTAATATTATGGTTGGCATAGAACACAAAAAGATAGTTTACGTTCCCTTTGATACGGCCATTAATATTAAAAAAGTATTAGATAAAGATTTGATAAGAGTTGCAGATATTGTATCCTCTTAA
- the gap gene encoding type I glyceraldehyde-3-phosphate dehydrogenase, with the protein MTKIGINGFGRIGRIAFRIAMDNKDVEIVGINDLLDVDHLAYMLKYDSVHGRFNKSVDVKDGHLVVDGKTVRITAERDPKQLKWDAVGAEVIVECTGIFNDKASASAHIVAGAKKVVISAPTKDTPMFVMGVNHKDAKAEDTVVSNASCTTNCLAPLAKVINDNFGIVEGLMTTVHAATSTQFVVDSPSAKNYRVGRSAMNNIIPTSTGAAVAVTKVIPELKGKLTGMAFRVPTADVSVVDLTVRTEKSVSYEEVKAAMKKASEGDLKGILTYTEDEVVSQDFVSHSGICNFDANAGIALNDNFFKLIAWYDNEWGFSAKMLDLAVHIAKV; encoded by the coding sequence ATGACAAAAATAGGTATTAACGGTTTCGGCCGTATTGGTAGAATTGCTTTTCGCATAGCGATGGATAATAAAGATGTAGAAATTGTAGGAATAAACGATTTACTTGATGTCGATCATTTGGCTTATATGCTTAAATACGATTCTGTTCACGGAAGATTCAACAAATCTGTAGACGTTAAAGATGGACATTTAGTTGTAGATGGAAAAACAGTTAGAATTACAGCTGAAAGAGATCCAAAACAATTAAAATGGGATGCTGTTGGTGCAGAAGTTATTGTAGAATGTACAGGAATCTTTAATGATAAAGCTTCAGCTTCTGCTCACATTGTTGCAGGTGCTAAGAAGGTAGTCATTTCTGCTCCGACCAAAGATACTCCTATGTTTGTAATGGGAGTGAATCATAAGGACGCAAAAGCAGAAGATACAGTTGTGTCTAACGCGTCTTGTACAACGAATTGTTTAGCTCCTTTGGCAAAAGTAATCAATGACAATTTCGGAATTGTAGAGGGCCTAATGACGACAGTTCACGCAGCAACCTCAACACAGTTTGTAGTAGATTCTCCATCTGCCAAAAATTACCGTGTTGGTAGAAGTGCCATGAATAACATTATTCCTACAAGTACTGGTGCCGCTGTAGCAGTGACTAAAGTTATACCTGAATTAAAAGGTAAACTAACAGGAATGGCTTTTAGAGTTCCAACAGCAGATGTTTCTGTAGTCGACTTAACGGTTAGAACAGAAAAATCAGTCTCGTATGAAGAGGTAAAAGCTGCAATGAAAAAGGCTTCTGAAGGAGACTTGAAAGGAATCTTAACCTATACAGAAGACGAAGTTGTATCTCAAGATTTCGTATCTCATTCGGGTATATGTAACTTCGATGCGAATGCTGGTATTGCACTTAATGATAATTTCTTTAAGCTCATTGCTTGGTACGATAATGAATGGGGATTCTCTGCAAAAATGCTTGATTTAGCAGTTCATATTGCAAAAGTTTAA
- a CDS encoding BadF/BadG/BcrA/BcrD ATPase family protein, with translation MILIADGGSTKCDWILLDDEGEVVTKTRTKGLNPAVFKPDILKSRLQENDALKQIIPKVSRVDFYGAGCGTPTPIKNLKGILEDYFNNAEVNVEEDMVAAALAATTERGIVCILGTGSNSCFFDGKKVHMEVESLGYVLMDEASGNYFGKRLIRDYYYKTMGKDMSKEFAKRYDLSADSIKRNVYKEDNPNTYLASFAEFIFTAQERNGYFYKLIYEGMEKFIERRVMCYKQAQNVPIHFIGSIAFFSEDIIRDVAKRYHLNIGNVIRRPIDGLISHYKKNVLKVK, from the coding sequence ATGATACTTATTGCTGATGGTGGGTCTACAAAGTGTGATTGGATTTTATTGGATGATGAAGGAGAAGTTGTAACCAAAACTAGAACTAAAGGATTAAATCCTGCTGTTTTTAAACCCGATATTTTAAAGTCTCGCTTACAAGAAAATGATGCACTAAAGCAAATTATTCCTAAAGTGAGCAGAGTTGATTTTTACGGAGCAGGTTGTGGCACTCCGACACCCATAAAAAACTTAAAGGGAATTTTAGAAGACTACTTTAATAATGCTGAGGTGAATGTTGAAGAGGACATGGTTGCTGCTGCATTAGCGGCGACTACAGAGCGCGGTATCGTCTGTATATTAGGAACTGGATCTAATTCTTGTTTTTTTGATGGTAAAAAAGTCCACATGGAAGTGGAGTCACTTGGTTATGTCTTGATGGATGAGGCCAGCGGTAACTATTTTGGTAAACGTTTAATACGCGACTACTATTATAAGACCATGGGAAAAGATATGAGTAAAGAGTTTGCTAAACGTTATGATCTCTCAGCAGACTCTATAAAACGAAATGTATACAAAGAAGATAACCCCAATACGTATTTAGCCTCTTTTGCTGAATTTATTTTTACTGCACAAGAACGAAATGGGTATTTTTATAAATTGATTTATGAAGGGATGGAAAAGTTTATTGAGCGCAGAGTGATGTGTTATAAACAAGCTCAAAATGTCCCTATCCATTTTATAGGTTCAATTGCTTTCTTTTCTGAGGATATTATTCGTGATGTTGCTAAACGTTACCATTTAAACATTGGAAACGTCATCAGAAGACCTATCGATGGTCTTATATCTCATTATAAAAAAAATGTTCTAAAAGTTAAATAA